The [Limnothrix rosea] IAM M-220 genome includes a region encoding these proteins:
- a CDS encoding DUF1206 domain-containing protein translates to MENPVTSSANQSQTAKWIETSARIGYAAKGMVYSLLGWLAVQASLNWGGEVTDTTGVLKAVAEKPFGKVALFGIALGLLCYVAWRFIAAIFDPEHDKNGLKNITRRIIYGLSGCLYSGLAYAAFDIVFSVSSSGSGSSSSSNAKAATVLAQPFGRFLLSCVAVGAASYGFYYVYRGVSSKFRKKLKLIEMGKTQEKWLLSIGRFGLISKGFVAIIVSYFVGQAVRFADASKVKTTEGVLQTLQRQPFGAALMGGVAFGLIAYGIHLLVQSRYRRISPD, encoded by the coding sequence ATGGAAAATCCGGTTACGAGCTCTGCCAATCAAAGTCAAACAGCAAAATGGATTGAAACATCAGCGCGTATCGGCTATGCAGCGAAAGGCATGGTTTATTCATTACTGGGCTGGCTGGCTGTGCAAGCATCCCTAAATTGGGGTGGAGAGGTCACAGACACGACAGGCGTATTAAAAGCCGTTGCGGAAAAACCCTTTGGCAAGGTGGCTCTATTTGGTATTGCTCTTGGCTTGTTGTGCTATGTGGCTTGGCGTTTTATCGCTGCTATTTTTGATCCAGAACATGATAAAAATGGCTTAAAAAATATTACTCGTCGCATCATTTATGGTCTCAGTGGCTGTTTGTATAGTGGTTTAGCCTATGCTGCATTCGATATTGTTTTCAGCGTTAGTAGCTCTGGCAGTGGCTCATCTTCCTCTTCGAACGCAAAAGCCGCCACTGTGCTAGCCCAACCTTTCGGTCGATTCCTATTGAGTTGTGTGGCTGTCGGTGCGGCATCCTACGGTTTTTATTATGTTTATCGTGGTGTGAGCAGTAAGTTTCGCAAAAAATTAAAGCTGATAGAAATGGGGAAAACTCAAGAAAAATGGCTGCTAAGTATTGGTCGTTTCGGCTTAATTTCCAAAGGATTTGTGGCCATTATTGTTAGTTATTTTGTGGGTCAAGCGGTGCGGTTTGCGGATGCGAGCAAAGTAAAGACAACGGAGGGCGTTCTCCAAACATTGCAGCGACAACCTTTTGGGGCGGCTCTTATGGGTGGGGTGGCTTTTGGTTTGATTGCCTATGGTATTCATTTGTTGGTTCAATCACGCTATCGACGCATTTCCCCTGATTAG